From Cytophagales bacterium, the proteins below share one genomic window:
- a CDS encoding baseplate J/gp47 family protein: MAKTCFENPIIRDGVSQQQRLTKALLPEYVAVDERKIEELKTFVLEFSRELHFYDNNNETSGDWSGFFDQQVSQDQRTEPHFALFQAFLELFSIAQGDLNTLTARHLDFYYKDVLRLKENPPVPDQVFIILELAKHVANTGHVIKEGTRFKAGKDEIGSNIFYTAQSEIGVNKATVGEIKSIYRDPETKLLHQSDMSNSEDGLGAEILNDASSWYPFGNVTRKQSEIGFAFASPILNLAEGIRRITVKLTFKEFNDEQLTAFSNLHPLMLNNALNFYFSGEEEWIGPSEMDEAILQSEEYLAMAEEAAIEWLNGVQTWQEITGDVVDSPYTGYGDQVNDYGIGKKSAKDILEKRAELTDQKFTSLTEVRAVEGVGVDKINDILYTFGAAYRYNNILISVSKKELIITRTIGKDKPAIVPYNQEVLVDPLDTNQPAMKVVLDTSKVNPGSAEHEPYIYESLEHLEIQQIDLEVDVREVGTLVVQNDRTVMDPSKNMAPFGITPVLGSTFYIGNHEVFQKQLTRLDINLEWFGIPESDFASYYQYYDISVDQHDGSNPISASNLGRDNAAFRANIDLLDRRKWNALAKEEYLFDATGPVSDPVPNLHQIRIENTELASVNRDWELSPSDNFNTETQKGFLRLELAKHDFGHKDYQIAFTHQILAGVKNNAIAKIPNQPYNPTLKTVSLNYKSSVCFNCTEQASSEIEVPEKFFHLHPFGATEQVASGNANEPYYFLPQYPNEGELYIGLDNLLPAQNLSILMQVLEGSEDADTTRPDVSWSYLSDNQWQPFKSLDILSDTTNGLLTSGIIDFSFYKTTTNTDSLLTTGKHWIRATVPDGYKAIPEFVNIITQAVVAQFEDNENDPNYLSKALTAETVSKLEFSDSSIRGIEQPFASVGGAVREESTAFYTRVSERLRHKQRAITIWDYERLILQAFPSVYKVKCLNHTRYSGKVTSYNQLTPGHVSIIVVSNVQNKNAINPITPRTSLNRLEEIKAYLDAYRTEPIELHVHNPVYEKITVDFKVKFRRGYDKGFYERQLEDEIKAFLSPWAYDQPDISFGGRIHQSRIIDFIDEREYVDFVTCFKMFHSIQPSDGTDPEHMIEMELTTEAIASTSASILSSAGGINEYGNHKITVLSDHDNCGDCDDNLIDPPPPVLSADSCCDETDISVGNKDDPYSYSVPDMRAFPVPPQTELCPPIPEPAPVASMPRVVIHDVTNAQFNVQRQRSVYLLKGDHTFFVPMNFQFSLSATVVEVPDANSIILEGNHTEEGWLLLENLSDITNNPSFYRIARWPVVKRPGFDGKNTRLTLIKPHKIQVGDQVNLFKRTGRRIRQVFLPKVTSEMVFNKTRINLQLILNVGHTLRVRPANHAGIDRLQLKGSENTIDRFIVLRSGLGFDRYSIQVEATAFDPLPRFNDLGWRVLMENENYFIGPGDSSEEILVDL, translated from the coding sequence ATGGCCAAGACCTGCTTCGAAAATCCGATCATCAGAGATGGCGTGAGTCAGCAACAAAGACTCACCAAAGCCTTGCTGCCGGAGTATGTAGCAGTGGATGAACGGAAGATTGAAGAACTGAAAACTTTTGTGCTGGAATTTTCCAGAGAACTGCACTTTTACGACAATAACAACGAAACCAGTGGAGACTGGTCTGGCTTCTTTGATCAGCAAGTGAGTCAGGATCAGCGGACCGAGCCACATTTTGCTTTGTTTCAGGCTTTTTTGGAGTTGTTCAGCATTGCTCAGGGCGACCTCAATACCCTGACGGCCAGGCACCTCGACTTTTATTACAAAGATGTCCTGCGACTCAAAGAAAATCCGCCGGTACCGGATCAGGTTTTTATCATATTAGAATTAGCCAAACACGTCGCCAATACCGGACACGTAATCAAAGAAGGTACGCGCTTCAAAGCTGGTAAGGACGAGATCGGGAGCAATATCTTCTATACGGCTCAATCAGAAATTGGGGTCAACAAAGCTACGGTTGGTGAGATCAAAAGCATTTATAGAGATCCTGAAACGAAGCTGTTGCACCAATCGGACATGTCAAACTCTGAAGATGGATTGGGGGCCGAGATCCTGAATGATGCCAGTAGTTGGTATCCGTTTGGTAATGTAACGCGCAAGCAATCAGAAATAGGTTTTGCCTTTGCTTCTCCGATCCTCAACCTGGCGGAAGGCATCCGGAGAATTACGGTCAAACTTACTTTCAAGGAATTCAATGACGAGCAGCTAACGGCATTCTCCAACCTGCATCCGCTAATGCTGAACAATGCCCTCAATTTCTACTTCAGTGGAGAAGAAGAGTGGATCGGACCTTCCGAAATGGATGAAGCCATATTGCAAAGTGAGGAGTACCTGGCCATGGCCGAAGAAGCCGCCATCGAATGGTTGAATGGTGTTCAGACATGGCAGGAAATTACAGGAGATGTCGTTGATTCCCCTTATACAGGGTACGGAGATCAGGTCAATGATTATGGTATTGGTAAAAAATCTGCAAAAGACATCCTTGAGAAACGAGCGGAATTAACGGATCAGAAATTCACGTCCTTGACAGAGGTCAGGGCAGTAGAGGGGGTAGGAGTAGACAAGATCAATGACATCCTCTACACGTTTGGTGCAGCGTATAGGTACAATAACATTTTGATCAGTGTTTCCAAGAAGGAATTGATCATTACCCGAACCATAGGAAAAGACAAACCTGCCATTGTACCCTACAATCAGGAAGTGCTTGTTGATCCTTTGGATACCAATCAGCCGGCCATGAAGGTGGTTCTGGATACCAGCAAGGTCAATCCCGGATCAGCAGAACATGAACCCTACATTTATGAATCTCTGGAGCACCTGGAGATCCAACAAATTGACCTGGAAGTTGATGTCAGGGAGGTAGGAACGCTGGTGGTACAAAACGATCGCACGGTCATGGACCCTTCCAAGAACATGGCTCCTTTTGGCATTACACCTGTATTAGGTAGTACATTTTATATTGGGAATCATGAGGTATTCCAAAAGCAACTGACCCGACTGGACATTAATCTGGAGTGGTTCGGTATTCCTGAATCGGATTTCGCATCCTATTATCAGTATTACGATATTAGCGTAGATCAGCACGATGGCTCAAACCCCATAAGTGCCTCAAATCTCGGTCGTGATAATGCGGCCTTTCGAGCGAATATCGATTTGCTGGACAGACGTAAATGGAATGCATTGGCCAAGGAGGAGTATTTATTTGATGCCACAGGACCGGTTTCGGATCCGGTACCTAATCTGCATCAGATCCGAATAGAAAATACGGAACTGGCGTCGGTCAATAGAGATTGGGAATTGTCACCATCGGATAACTTCAATACTGAAACACAGAAAGGTTTTTTGCGGCTGGAATTAGCCAAACATGATTTTGGGCATAAGGATTATCAGATTGCTTTCACGCATCAGATTTTGGCAGGAGTTAAGAATAATGCCATCGCCAAAATTCCGAATCAGCCTTACAATCCTACCCTCAAAACCGTATCGCTGAATTATAAGTCCTCCGTGTGCTTTAATTGCACGGAACAAGCGTCTTCTGAGATAGAGGTTCCTGAAAAATTCTTTCATCTGCATCCTTTTGGAGCGACGGAACAAGTGGCTTCGGGCAATGCCAACGAACCTTATTACTTCCTACCACAGTACCCCAATGAAGGGGAACTGTACATCGGTTTGGATAATCTCTTACCAGCCCAAAACCTCTCCATTCTGATGCAGGTATTGGAAGGAAGTGAAGATGCGGATACGACTAGACCAGACGTATCCTGGTCGTATTTATCGGATAATCAATGGCAACCTTTCAAATCCCTGGATATCCTCTCAGATACCACCAATGGCCTACTGACTTCTGGGATCATCGATTTCTCATTTTATAAGACCACCACCAATACCGATAGCCTGCTCACCACTGGTAAACACTGGATCAGGGCAACAGTACCCGATGGCTACAAAGCCATTCCTGAATTTGTCAACATCATCACTCAGGCGGTTGTGGCCCAATTTGAGGACAATGAAAATGATCCTAACTACCTGTCAAAGGCCCTGACAGCAGAAACCGTCAGCAAATTAGAGTTCAGTGATTCTTCCATCAGAGGCATTGAACAGCCTTTTGCTTCAGTTGGTGGAGCGGTTCGTGAAGAAAGTACTGCGTTTTATACGAGGGTAAGCGAGCGGCTGCGTCATAAGCAACGTGCGATTACCATCTGGGATTATGAACGATTGATCTTGCAGGCATTTCCATCGGTCTATAAGGTCAAGTGTCTCAACCATACCCGGTACAGCGGCAAGGTTACGTCTTACAATCAGTTGACGCCAGGACATGTTAGCATCATCGTGGTGTCCAATGTGCAAAACAAGAACGCCATCAATCCCATCACGCCCAGGACAAGTCTCAACCGACTGGAAGAGATCAAAGCATATTTGGATGCTTATCGGACTGAGCCCATCGAATTGCATGTACATAACCCTGTCTATGAAAAGATCACCGTGGATTTTAAAGTGAAATTCCGTCGGGGGTATGACAAGGGTTTTTACGAAAGACAACTGGAAGACGAGATCAAAGCCTTTTTGTCACCTTGGGCCTATGACCAACCGGACATTTCCTTTGGTGGTCGCATTCACCAATCACGGATCATTGACTTTATTGACGAACGTGAATATGTAGATTTTGTGACCTGCTTCAAGATGTTTCATTCGATCCAACCAAGTGATGGAACTGATCCTGAACACATGATTGAAATGGAACTAACGACGGAGGCCATTGCTTCCACTTCAGCATCCATATTGAGTTCTGCAGGAGGGATCAATGAGTATGGTAATCACAAGATCACGGTCCTTTCAGATCATGATAATTGTGGAGATTGTGACGATAACCTGATCGATCCGCCACCTCCGGTATTGTCTGCCGATAGCTGTTGCGATGAAACAGATATTTCGGTAGGAAACAAGGACGATCCCTATTCCTATAGTGTGCCAGATATGAGAGCATTCCCTGTGCCACCTCAAACGGAATTGTGTCCACCGATCCCTGAACCAGCCCCGGTTGCCAGTATGCCCAGGGTGGTCATTCATGATGTGACCAATGCCCAATTCAATGTACAACGGCAACGTTCTGTGTATCTACTCAAAGGGGATCATACCTTTTTTGTTCCAATGAATTTCCAATTCAGTCTGTCCGCAACGGTGGTGGAAGTACCTGATGCGAACTCGATAATATTAGAAGGGAATCATACAGAAGAGGGGTGGCTTTTACTTGAAAACTTGTCGGATATCACGAATAATCCTTCTTTCTATCGGATTGCCCGATGGCCAGTGGTGAAGCGACCCGGTTTTGACGGAAAAAATACACGTTTGACATTGATCAAACCGCACAAGATCCAGGTAGGGGATCAGGTGAACTTGTTCAAAAGGACAGGTCGTCGCATCCGTCAGGTTTTCCTACCTAAAGTTACGTCTGAAATGGTGTTCAATAAGACCCGGATCAACCTGCAATTGATCTTGAATGTCGGGCATACGCTCCGGGTACGTCCTGCCAATCATGCAGGCATAGACCGATTGCAACTTAAAGGATCAGAGAACACGATTGACCGGTTCATTGTCTTGCGTTCCGGACTTGGGTTTGATCGATACTCTATCCAGGTGGAGGCTACTGCATTCGATCCTCTGCCAAGATTCAATGACCTGGGATGGCGGGTATTGATGGAAAATGAGAATTACTTCATTGGACCCGGAGATTCTTCGGAAGAAATACTAGTTGATTTATGA